A single window of Spirochaetota bacterium DNA harbors:
- a CDS encoding BatD family protein: protein MRTITVTTITLLIAAPALFGLSAKTVIEPARVRVGEAATLLITIDGADVPDPVSVPEVEGLSIAFTGTRRSFQFINGKAHSETAVTFRVVPERSGSFAIPPVVLKRGGETIRSSAVTFLAYAGSAHSPRGTGPVGGLVRVSKQNVVAGEPVLLRFYLVHTGVDITRATVFDKMPAVRGFLLKQVDETLPDESVRTERGEFIKSHVATFAAVPLESGRFAVGGGSVSVTVAETDPGSFFPFVVPSTRRVDFDTIAVMVNPLPAAGRPAGFRGDVGIFSLKAEFPDQAFSAFTEFRLKVKVAGRGNLLSLSRPEYAKVDGLSIIGSDGAVRLAVANGSIEGEREFIFTIIPQRPGSFILPGLGLSFFNPASGRYELARTADHAFEAAPGAGARKGPGHDDTGEKSQGLEFDPLPVMGIILLAAGGVAAAVWWRRRVSMASPEPGPEAEASIARAPARSKDRRADLANAARRRDAGSFLKTAACMLDEACAAVWYGGADESVKRGIDDLKRRVYLHRYAGRALSDLEMDELYRRLREIFR, encoded by the coding sequence ATGAGGACGATAACGGTGACGACGATCACACTTCTGATCGCTGCCCCGGCCCTGTTTGGCCTTTCCGCCAAGACCGTTATCGAACCCGCCCGCGTGCGCGTGGGGGAGGCGGCGACGCTTTTGATTACAATCGACGGCGCCGACGTTCCCGATCCGGTTTCAGTTCCTGAAGTGGAGGGGCTTTCGATCGCGTTTACAGGCACGCGGCGGAGCTTCCAGTTTATAAACGGAAAGGCTCACTCGGAAACGGCGGTGACCTTCCGCGTGGTCCCGGAGCGAAGCGGGAGCTTCGCCATCCCGCCTGTTGTGCTGAAGCGCGGCGGAGAAACGATCCGCTCGAGCGCCGTAACGTTTCTTGCGTACGCGGGAAGCGCGCACTCCCCGCGCGGCACGGGCCCGGTCGGGGGGCTGGTACGCGTATCGAAACAGAATGTGGTTGCGGGCGAGCCTGTACTTCTTCGTTTTTATCTGGTGCACACGGGGGTCGATATAACACGGGCCACGGTTTTCGACAAAATGCCGGCGGTACGGGGATTTCTCCTTAAACAGGTCGACGAAACGCTGCCGGACGAAAGCGTGCGAACCGAAAGGGGCGAGTTCATCAAGTCGCACGTCGCCACCTTCGCCGCCGTACCACTTGAGAGCGGGCGCTTCGCCGTCGGAGGCGGTTCGGTCAGTGTCACCGTAGCCGAGACCGATCCCGGTTCGTTTTTTCCCTTCGTGGTGCCCTCGACGCGTCGCGTCGATTTCGATACAATAGCGGTCATGGTGAACCCCCTGCCGGCGGCGGGGAGGCCCGCCGGTTTCCGCGGCGATGTCGGTATCTTCTCCCTGAAGGCGGAATTTCCCGACCAGGCCTTTTCCGCCTTCACTGAATTTCGCCTGAAGGTGAAGGTGGCCGGAAGGGGAAACCTCCTTTCGCTTTCGCGGCCCGAGTATGCGAAGGTCGATGGGCTTTCGATAATTGGAAGCGACGGCGCCGTCCGGCTTGCCGTGGCCAACGGATCGATTGAGGGCGAACGGGAATTTATTTTTACGATCATTCCGCAGAGGCCGGGCTCGTTTATTCTGCCGGGTCTGGGTTTAAGCTTTTTCAATCCGGCCTCGGGGCGCTATGAGCTTGCCCGGACCGCCGACCATGCCTTCGAGGCGGCCCCGGGGGCCGGGGCGCGGAAGGGCCCCGGGCATGATGATACCGGGGAAAAGTCGCAGGGACTGGAGTTCGACCCGCTGCCGGTGATGGGAATCATCCTGCTCGCTGCCGGGGGCGTCGCGGCGGCCGTTTGGTGGAGGCGACGGGTTTCCATGGCTTCCCCGGAACCGGGTCCGGAGGCGGAAGCATCGATCGCGCGGGCGCCGGCGCGATCGAAAGACCGGCGGGCGGACCTCGCGAACGCGGCACGCAGGAGGGATGCCGGATCATTTCTGAAAACGGCCGCCTGTATGCTCGACGAGGCGTGCGCAGCCGTGTGGTACGGCGGCGCGGACGAATCGGTAAAACGGGGCATCGATGACCTGAAACGGCGGGTTTACCTTCACCGGTATGCCGGCAGGGCCCTTTCGGACCTGGAGATGGATGAGCTCTATCGACGGTTAAGGGAAATATTCCGCTGA
- the mazG gene encoding nucleoside triphosphate pyrophosphohydrolase translates to MEFKEKRPLYALEELASILRAESGCAWDRAQTSRTLKPYLIEEAYEVYEAIDSGDPENLREELGDLLYQVYAHAQIAREENRFTIDDVARGIVEKLVYRHPHVFGGEKASSANEVIERWESIKKKEKEHRESILEGVPAHLPSLLKAYRVQQKVSRVGFDWEKTEDVIAKLDEEVAEFKEALSSKPDEGWTARMEDEMGDILFSMVNIARFLDINAEDALNRTVNKFINRFRTLEKEASARGRKLEEMTLTEMDELWEAAKLR, encoded by the coding sequence ATGGAATTCAAGGAAAAACGGCCGCTCTACGCGCTCGAAGAGCTGGCGTCGATACTGCGCGCCGAAAGCGGTTGCGCCTGGGACAGGGCGCAGACCTCTCGGACGCTGAAGCCCTATCTCATAGAAGAGGCGTACGAGGTGTACGAGGCGATCGACAGCGGCGATCCCGAGAACCTCAGGGAAGAGCTGGGCGATCTGCTCTACCAGGTATACGCCCATGCCCAGATTGCCCGCGAGGAGAACCGGTTCACGATCGACGACGTGGCGCGGGGGATCGTCGAGAAGCTGGTCTATCGTCACCCACACGTCTTCGGCGGAGAAAAGGCATCGAGCGCAAACGAGGTCATAGAGCGCTGGGAGAGTATAAAGAAAAAGGAGAAGGAGCACAGGGAATCGATACTCGAGGGCGTCCCGGCGCACCTGCCATCGCTCCTCAAAGCCTACCGCGTCCAGCAGAAGGTGTCCCGGGTAGGTTTCGACTGGGAGAAAACCGAAGACGTTATCGCCAAGCTCGACGAGGAGGTCGCCGAATTCAAGGAGGCGCTGTCGTCGAAACCGGATGAAGGCTGGACGGCCCGTATGGAGGATGAGATGGGCGACATCCTCTTCTCCATGGTCAATATCGCGCGCTTTCTCGACATCAACGCCGAAGACGCGCTCAACCGCACCGTGAATAAATTCATAAACCGCTTCAGGACGCTCGAGAAAGAGGCCTCGGCGCGGGGCAGGAAGCTCGAAGAAATGACACTGACCGAGATGGACGAGCTATGGGAGGCGGCCAAGCTGCGTTAG
- a CDS encoding DUF2892 domain-containing protein: protein MRKNMGTMDRILRVTVAIIIGVLYLAGHISGLAAIILGIIAIIFIATSIVSTCPLYVPFGISTKKD, encoded by the coding sequence ATGAGGAAGAACATGGGCACCATGGACAGAATACTGCGTGTAACGGTCGCGATCATCATAGGGGTTTTATACCTGGCCGGCCATATCAGCGGACTCGCCGCTATAATACTCGGAATCATCGCGATTATTTTCATCGCGACCAGTATCGTTTCGACCTGCCCGCTGTACGTGCCGTTCGGCATCAGCACCAAGAAAGACTGA
- a CDS encoding cyclic nucleotide-binding domain-containing protein, translated as MEIEKIIRVLTANSRFFHAFSEEEMMDFLKQCTSKSHKDGEVIFREDSSGTELFIIVSGSVRVKKDGRIIDVVRSGECFGEMGALSGEKRSATTKANGDVVLLAIDEKKIAILPVEAQAKLYKNTLMVVSERLRKRLEERSHGG; from the coding sequence ATGGAAATAGAAAAGATAATCAGGGTGCTGACCGCCAACAGCCGCTTCTTCCACGCCTTTAGCGAGGAGGAGATGATGGATTTTCTGAAGCAATGCACCAGCAAATCGCACAAGGACGGCGAGGTCATTTTTCGCGAGGATTCGAGCGGGACCGAGCTCTTCATCATCGTGTCCGGCTCGGTCAGGGTTAAAAAGGACGGTCGCATAATCGACGTCGTCCGCTCGGGTGAGTGTTTCGGCGAGATGGGTGCGCTTTCCGGTGAGAAACGCTCGGCGACCACGAAAGCGAACGGCGATGTGGTGCTTCTGGCGATAGACGAAAAAAAGATCGCGATACTTCCCGTGGAAGCGCAGGCGAAACTTTATAAAAACACGCTCATGGTCGTGTCCGAGCGGCTTCGAAAGCGCCTTGAGGAGCGAAGCCATGGGGGCTGA
- a CDS encoding ABC transporter ATP-binding protein — protein sequence MGADLPCPVIEVRALIKDFPEVRAVDNVSFAIERGSCFGLLGPNGAGKTTTIEVIEGILRPTAGEVLYKGASRTAGFRGEVGIQFQNTELPQYLSVRETLQVFRNLYDKKADLEYLIEICRLGEILGRDNRKISGGQRQRLLLAMALANDPDLVFLDEPTTGLDPQARRHLWDIVAKIKSENKTVILTTHYMEEAQILCDTIAIMDHGRVIALGAPEELLAIHCRGASIFLPGKLDAGKLEGVSCRWFEVENGIEIQTDSLNGCIHSLVGQGVDLSGMSVRSQNLEDLFLKITGSQLRS from the coding sequence ATGGGGGCTGATCTTCCGTGCCCGGTGATCGAAGTCCGCGCGCTGATCAAGGATTTTCCCGAGGTGCGCGCCGTCGATAACGTAAGCTTCGCGATAGAGCGGGGGAGCTGTTTCGGCCTGTTGGGGCCCAATGGCGCGGGGAAGACCACCACGATCGAGGTGATCGAGGGGATTTTAAGGCCCACCGCGGGCGAGGTGCTCTACAAGGGCGCGTCCCGGACGGCCGGCTTTCGCGGAGAGGTCGGGATACAGTTCCAGAACACCGAGCTCCCGCAGTACCTCAGCGTCAGGGAGACGCTCCAGGTTTTCCGCAACCTGTACGACAAAAAAGCGGACCTGGAGTATCTCATAGAGATATGCCGTCTGGGCGAAATTCTCGGTCGCGACAACCGCAAGATATCGGGCGGACAGCGGCAGCGCCTCCTCCTCGCCATGGCCCTGGCGAACGATCCTGATCTTGTTTTTCTCGACGAACCGACCACCGGCCTCGATCCCCAGGCGCGGCGCCACCTGTGGGATATCGTCGCGAAGATAAAGTCCGAAAACAAGACCGTCATCCTCACCACGCACTACATGGAGGAGGCGCAGATCCTCTGCGACACGATAGCGATCATGGACCATGGCAGGGTTATCGCCCTGGGGGCGCCCGAGGAACTCCTCGCCATCCACTGCCGGGGTGCGTCGATTTTTTTGCCCGGTAAGCTCGATGCGGGAAAGCTCGAGGGCGTTTCGTGCAGGTGGTTCGAGGTCGAGAACGGGATTGAGATACAGACCGATTCGCTGAACGGCTGCATCCACTCGCTTGTGGGGCAGGGGGTCGATCTTTCGGGGATGAGTGTTCGTTCGCAAAACCTCGAGGACCTGTTTTTAAAAATCACCGGTTCGCAGCTTCGAAGCTAA
- a CDS encoding ABC transporter permease, whose amino-acid sequence MWKRIRILFVARNKEFYRDRSALGWNLLFPFLIIIGYSFLFGGNSQALYKVGVVYETDATAKHLPPQFVEFKKTRHVEFVEFTSVDEGLGKLRHHRIDLLVRPSSKRYWMSSTSPRGYVTERLLASATAGPPGGFERQSVAGREIPYVEWLFPGILGMNIMFSALFGVGYTVVRYRKNGALKRLSVTPVRPHEFLTAQVLSRMFLILVTTAVVYAGCAVLYGFSCMGSYATLFLVFAVGGFSMVALGLLVASRSSSEEFAGGVLNLLSWPMMFLSEVWFSLEGARPWVQKLAKVFPLTPMIDAARRVMNDGAGLVDIGPQLLAMAAMSALFLFAGSLLFSWRKE is encoded by the coding sequence ATGTGGAAGCGGATCCGGATTCTGTTTGTCGCGCGTAACAAGGAGTTCTACCGCGATAGATCGGCCCTGGGGTGGAACCTGCTTTTCCCCTTTCTCATCATAATAGGGTACAGCTTTCTCTTCGGCGGCAACAGCCAGGCGCTCTACAAGGTCGGTGTCGTTTACGAAACAGATGCCACCGCGAAACACCTCCCGCCGCAATTCGTCGAATTTAAAAAAACCAGGCACGTCGAGTTCGTGGAATTTACATCCGTTGACGAAGGACTGGGGAAACTCAGACATCACCGTATCGACCTTCTGGTACGGCCATCCTCAAAGCGGTACTGGATGAGCTCGACCTCTCCGAGGGGGTATGTGACCGAGCGCCTGCTTGCCTCGGCGACAGCGGGACCGCCCGGCGGTTTCGAGCGGCAGAGCGTGGCGGGACGGGAGATCCCCTATGTGGAATGGCTCTTCCCCGGTATTCTCGGAATGAACATCATGTTCAGCGCGCTCTTCGGGGTGGGATACACGGTGGTGCGATACCGTAAAAACGGCGCGCTCAAACGCCTGAGCGTTACCCCGGTGCGTCCTCACGAGTTCCTGACCGCGCAGGTGCTCTCGCGCATGTTCCTCATTCTCGTCACCACGGCGGTGGTCTACGCGGGCTGCGCCGTTCTGTACGGCTTCAGTTGCATGGGATCGTACGCCACGCTCTTCCTGGTCTTTGCCGTCGGAGGGTTCAGCATGGTGGCGCTGGGGCTCCTGGTGGCCTCGCGGAGCTCGAGCGAGGAGTTTGCCGGGGGCGTGTTGAATTTACTCAGCTGGCCGATGATGTTCCTTTCCGAGGTATGGTTCTCACTGGAAGGCGCGCGCCCCTGGGTGCAGAAGCTCGCCAAGGTGTTCCCGCTCACGCCCATGATCGACGCCGCTCGGCGCGTCATGAACGACGGCGCCGGGCTCGTCGATATCGGTCCGCAGCTTCTGGCGATGGCGGCCATGTCCGCGCTCTTTCTCTTTGCCGGATCGCTCCTCTTCTCATGGCGAAAGGAGTGA
- the glyA gene encoding serine hydroxymethyltransferase: MAATSSRYRYLAQNDPEVAAIIRRENGRQEDSLILIASENYTSQAVLEASACVMTNKYAEGYPGKRYYNGCAFVDEVEVLAIERIKKLFEADVANVQPHSGTQANMAVLMSVLSPGDTFMGMNLAHGGHLSHGSPVNFSGLYYRVVSYGVKQDTGRIDYDAAASTAKEFRPKVIITGASAYSRIIDFARFREIADSIGALLVADIAHIAGLVATGDHPSPVGIADYVTMTTHKTLRGPRGGVILAKKDQEAVMNKYIFPGIQGGPLMNTIAAKAVAFGEALEPSFGAYSKQVIKNANALAETLLSRGLKLVSDGTDNHLMLVDLRNKNLTGRDVASHLDSAGITCNKNGVPFDDKSPMVTSGIRLGSPALTTRGLGEDEFRRVGALICDIIDNMADDTVLVRVKAGVAELCKSFPADFLRLPFREAR, encoded by the coding sequence ATGGCAGCAACATCTTCCCGATACAGATATCTTGCCCAAAACGATCCCGAGGTGGCCGCGATTATCCGCCGCGAGAACGGGCGGCAGGAGGATTCGCTCATCCTCATCGCCTCGGAGAATTACACCTCCCAGGCGGTCCTCGAGGCCTCGGCCTGCGTGATGACCAACAAGTACGCCGAGGGTTATCCCGGAAAGCGTTATTATAACGGCTGCGCGTTCGTTGACGAGGTCGAGGTCCTTGCGATCGAGCGCATCAAAAAGCTTTTCGAGGCCGATGTCGCCAACGTCCAGCCGCACAGCGGCACGCAGGCGAACATGGCGGTGCTGATGTCGGTGCTTTCGCCCGGCGATACCTTCATGGGGATGAACCTCGCGCACGGCGGACACCTCTCACACGGCTCGCCGGTGAACTTTTCGGGCCTGTATTATCGGGTGGTCTCGTACGGGGTGAAACAGGACACCGGCCGCATCGACTATGACGCCGCGGCGTCGACCGCGAAGGAATTCCGGCCGAAGGTCATCATCACCGGCGCCTCCGCCTATTCGCGCATAATCGACTTCGCCAGATTCAGGGAGATCGCCGACTCCATCGGCGCGCTTCTCGTGGCGGATATCGCGCATATCGCGGGGCTCGTGGCGACCGGCGACCATCCCTCCCCGGTCGGCATCGCCGATTATGTGACGATGACCACGCACAAGACGCTTCGGGGTCCGCGCGGCGGGGTCATCCTGGCGAAGAAGGACCAGGAGGCCGTCATGAACAAGTACATCTTCCCCGGCATCCAGGGCGGGCCGCTTATGAACACCATCGCCGCAAAGGCCGTCGCTTTCGGCGAGGCGCTGGAGCCCTCTTTCGGCGCGTACTCGAAACAGGTCATCAAAAACGCGAACGCGCTCGCCGAAACGCTCCTCTCGCGGGGCCTCAAACTGGTTTCTGACGGCACGGACAATCACCTGATGCTGGTGGATTTAAGAAATAAAAACCTTACCGGCCGCGATGTCGCCAGCCATCTGGACTCGGCGGGCATCACCTGCAACAAAAACGGCGTGCCCTTCGACGACAAGTCGCCCATGGTGACCAGCGGCATCCGTCTTGGAAGCCCGGCGCTCACCACGCGCGGCCTCGGGGAGGATGAATTCAGGCGCGTCGGTGCGCTCATCTGCGACATCATCGACAACATGGCCGACGATACCGTTCTCGTGCGCGTTAAAGCCGGTGTCGCCGAGCTCTGCAAATCGTTTCCGGCGGATTTCCTGCGCCTTCCCTTTCGCGAGGCGCGGTGA
- a CDS encoding FecR family protein: protein MRRMLTLLAVVAVMFAAYGCKKDKDVTVERTGLVNFIGGEVFLIGKDGKEAKAAVGSEVKQGMKIKTVGKKSFADIYFGENAVKVLGDTVVEVQTLVTNVGTNGEESAFYVEKGQFFSKVGKKLAKDDKYTVKSQTTTAGVRGTDFLISEEEGKANVAVLEGSVEVLNNSLAGREPIVVNDKEEVDVLSGQDMVKKQLSEDRMRALAILLEIKAMREEIWNKMREQREEIRKAVEDQRQVNKDMLEKQREGDKALVEDQKRRDQEMIGNIKDETKSLGEAAKGLAKDQMADAKNVDKDASKDEAIRQKEAMKPTIEKMKIDKDQFKTQ, encoded by the coding sequence ATGAGACGCATGCTTACACTGCTCGCCGTCGTTGCTGTTATGTTTGCGGCATACGGCTGCAAGAAAGACAAGGATGTCACCGTTGAGCGCACCGGGCTCGTGAATTTTATCGGAGGCGAGGTGTTCCTCATCGGGAAAGACGGCAAAGAGGCGAAAGCCGCTGTTGGCAGCGAAGTCAAGCAGGGTATGAAGATAAAGACCGTCGGCAAGAAATCCTTCGCCGACATCTATTTCGGCGAAAACGCCGTCAAGGTGCTCGGCGACACGGTCGTCGAAGTGCAGACGCTGGTGACGAACGTCGGCACCAACGGCGAAGAGTCGGCCTTTTACGTGGAAAAGGGGCAGTTCTTCTCGAAGGTGGGCAAGAAGCTCGCGAAGGACGACAAGTACACGGTGAAAAGCCAGACCACCACGGCGGGCGTGCGCGGCACGGACTTCCTCATCAGCGAGGAAGAGGGCAAGGCAAATGTCGCCGTGCTCGAAGGAAGCGTTGAAGTGCTGAACAACTCGCTCGCGGGCAGGGAGCCCATAGTGGTCAACGACAAGGAAGAGGTCGACGTGCTCTCCGGCCAGGACATGGTGAAGAAACAGCTTTCGGAGGATCGCATGCGGGCGCTCGCCATTCTCCTCGAGATCAAGGCCATGCGCGAGGAGATTTGGAACAAGATGCGCGAGCAGCGCGAGGAGATCCGCAAGGCGGTTGAGGACCAGCGCCAGGTGAACAAGGATATGCTGGAAAAACAGCGCGAGGGCGACAAGGCGCTGGTCGAGGACCAGAAGCGCCGCGACCAGGAGATGATTGGAAACATCAAGGACGAGACGAAGAGCCTCGGCGAAGCGGCGAAGGGCCTCGCGAAGGACCAGATGGCGGACGCCAAGAACGTAGACAAGGACGCGTCGAAGGACGAAGCCATCCGCCAGAAAGAGGCCATGAAACCGACCATCGAGAAGATGAAGATCGATAAGGACCAGTTTAAAACGCAATAG
- a CDS encoding DUF1178 family protein has translation MISFDLECGNEHRFEGIFRDYESFTDQMARGMVTCPFCESGDIKRLFSGCSIQARPTAATVIDRKAPNLFEVLRLVEKHVKENFDNVGNDFAETARAIYYGVEEGRNIYGQSTREEINELLKEGIDVVPLPSAGNIEN, from the coding sequence ATGATCTCATTTGACCTTGAGTGCGGCAACGAACATCGCTTTGAGGGAATTTTCAGAGATTACGAGTCTTTCACAGACCAGATGGCCCGGGGAATGGTGACCTGCCCGTTCTGTGAAAGCGGCGACATCAAGCGGCTCTTCAGCGGCTGTTCCATACAGGCGCGCCCTACGGCCGCCACGGTCATCGACCGGAAGGCGCCCAATCTCTTCGAGGTTTTGCGACTTGTGGAAAAACACGTTAAAGAGAATTTCGACAACGTAGGGAACGACTTTGCCGAAACGGCGCGCGCCATTTATTACGGAGTCGAGGAAGGGCGGAACATCTACGGTCAATCCACAAGGGAAGAGATCAACGAGCTCCTCAAGGAAGGAATCGACGTGGTTCCGCTGCCCTCGGCCGGCAACATCGAAAACTGA
- a CDS encoding valine--tRNA ligase, protein MELPSSYNPKEVEDRWYRAWEEEGHFHAREDDGQEPYSIVIPPPNVTGSLHMGHALNNTLQDILSRWQRMRGKSVLWMPGMDHAGIATQNVVERLLQEEGKTKNDLGREDFVERVWDWKEHYGGRIKGQLKRLGCSLDWPRERFTLDEGLSRAVRKVFVSLYEEGLIYRGYRIINWCPRCETALSDIETEYRDLEGKLYHIKYPIDGGDGFIVVATTRPETMLGDTGVAVNPDDERYTDLVGKQVVLPLMNRKIPVFADSYVDKSFGTGLVKVTPGHDPNDFEMGKRHGLEEINILDPRGNINENGGAYRGLPRFQAREKVIADLEARGLLEKIEDHDHSVGHCYRCNTVIEPYLSKQWFVKIKPLADEGILAVKDGRIRFVPANWEKTYFEWMYNVRDWCISRQLWWGHRIPAFYCESCEHVTVGMDDPISCEKCGSTSIRQDEDVLDTWFSSALWPFSTLGWPESTAALEKYYPTSVLVTGFDIIFFWVARMIMMGLKFMNDVPFRDVYIHALVRDEHGHKMSKSRGNVIDPLIIMDKYGTDAFRFTLAIFAAQGRDVILSEKRIEGYSAFCNKIWNATRFILMNLGDGFIPRKIGTEDLERFDRWILHRLNQAINDVGRALGEYRFNEAAQAIYEFWWHEFCDWYLELTKPRVYATGEEGRPSSDAAKQVLYHVLKTCMILMHPFMPFITEEIWERIKSGGDGRLIVAQWPEPESGFSFPREAGETELFKEIVYKIRNIRGEMNIPPDKKADVIVKTSDPMLGRLVETEAVHIRTNAKVEAISVDGAYIPAKTDASAVFAGGELFVPLKGLIDMDRERARLGKEIERIQGDLAKTEAKLGNESFTSRAPGKVIEKEGAKRDELAAMLAMLKKNLAKLS, encoded by the coding sequence ATGGAACTCCCGTCATCGTATAATCCCAAGGAAGTTGAAGACAGATGGTACCGCGCCTGGGAGGAGGAAGGACACTTCCACGCCCGCGAAGACGACGGCCAGGAGCCGTATTCCATCGTCATACCGCCGCCCAATGTAACGGGCAGCCTGCACATGGGTCATGCGCTCAACAACACGCTTCAGGATATACTCTCCCGATGGCAGCGAATGAGGGGCAAATCCGTGCTGTGGATGCCGGGGATGGACCACGCCGGCATTGCTACGCAAAACGTCGTCGAACGCCTGCTCCAAGAGGAAGGTAAAACTAAAAACGACCTCGGGCGCGAGGACTTCGTCGAGCGCGTATGGGACTGGAAGGAACACTACGGCGGGCGGATCAAGGGACAGCTCAAGCGCCTGGGCTGCTCGCTCGACTGGCCACGCGAGCGCTTTACGCTCGACGAGGGCCTTTCGCGCGCGGTACGCAAGGTCTTCGTCAGCCTGTACGAGGAGGGTCTCATTTACCGCGGCTATCGCATCATCAACTGGTGCCCGCGATGCGAGACCGCGCTTTCGGACATCGAGACCGAATACAGGGATCTCGAGGGGAAGCTTTATCATATCAAATACCCCATCGACGGCGGCGACGGCTTCATCGTCGTGGCAACCACACGGCCCGAGACCATGCTTGGCGATACCGGCGTCGCGGTAAACCCCGACGACGAGCGGTACACCGACCTTGTCGGAAAGCAGGTTGTCCTGCCGCTCATGAACAGAAAGATCCCGGTATTCGCCGACAGCTACGTCGACAAGAGCTTCGGCACGGGCCTGGTCAAGGTCACGCCCGGGCACGACCCCAACGACTTCGAGATGGGCAAACGCCACGGGCTGGAAGAGATCAACATCCTCGACCCGCGCGGCAACATCAACGAAAACGGCGGCGCCTATCGGGGGCTCCCCCGTTTCCAGGCGCGCGAGAAAGTGATCGCGGACCTCGAGGCGCGGGGGCTCCTCGAGAAGATCGAGGACCACGACCATTCGGTCGGCCACTGCTATCGCTGCAATACCGTCATCGAGCCCTATCTTTCTAAACAATGGTTCGTTAAAATAAAGCCGCTCGCCGACGAAGGAATACTCGCGGTGAAAGACGGACGAATCCGGTTCGTCCCTGCAAACTGGGAAAAGACCTACTTCGAATGGATGTACAACGTGCGCGACTGGTGCATATCGCGCCAGCTCTGGTGGGGACACCGCATACCGGCCTTCTACTGCGAATCGTGTGAACATGTTACCGTCGGGATGGACGATCCGATCTCGTGCGAAAAGTGCGGCTCGACCTCCATCAGGCAGGACGAGGACGTGCTCGACACGTGGTTCTCGTCGGCGCTGTGGCCCTTCTCCACGCTTGGCTGGCCCGAGTCCACTGCGGCGCTCGAAAAGTACTATCCTACCAGCGTCCTGGTCACCGGTTTCGACATCATCTTCTTCTGGGTCGCGCGGATGATCATGATGGGCCTTAAATTCATGAACGACGTGCCCTTCCGCGACGTGTACATCCACGCCCTGGTGCGCGATGAACACGGACACAAAATGAGCAAATCACGCGGCAACGTCATCGATCCGCTCATCATCATGGACAAATACGGCACCGACGCGTTCCGTTTCACCCTCGCCATATTCGCGGCGCAGGGACGCGACGTCATCCTCTCCGAAAAACGTATTGAAGGCTACAGCGCCTTCTGTAATAAAATCTGGAACGCCACGCGATTTATCCTCATGAACCTCGGCGATGGCTTCATTCCCCGGAAGATCGGGACCGAAGATCTGGAACGCTTCGACCGCTGGATACTTCACCGCCTCAACCAGGCCATAAACGACGTCGGGAGGGCGCTCGGGGAATACCGCTTCAACGAGGCCGCCCAGGCGATCTATGAATTCTGGTGGCACGAGTTCTGCGACTGGTACCTGGAGCTCACCAAGCCCCGCGTCTACGCGACCGGCGAAGAGGGCCGCCCGTCCTCCGATGCGGCCAAACAGGTGCTGTACCATGTCCTTAAAACATGCATGATACTAATGCATCCCTTCATGCCCTTTATCACCGAGGAGATCTGGGAGCGCATCAAAAGCGGCGGCGACGGACGTCTCATCGTGGCGCAGTGGCCCGAGCCCGAGAGCGGTTTCTCGTTCCCCCGCGAAGCCGGGGAGACCGAGCTCTTCAAGGAGATCGTCTACAAGATACGAAACATCCGCGGCGAGATGAACATCCCGCCCGACAAAAAAGCGGACGTCATCGTCAAGACCTCCGACCCGATGCTCGGCAGACTGGTCGAAACAGAAGCGGTACACATACGGACGAACGCGAAGGTCGAGGCGATCTCGGTTGATGGCGCCTATATCCCCGCCAAGACCGACGCTTCGGCCGTGTTCGCCGGCGGCGAGCTCTTCGTTCCGCTGAAGGGACTGATCGATATGGACAGGGAGCGTGCGCGCCTCGGGAAGGAGATCGAGCGGATACAGGGCGATCTTGCCAAAACCGAGGCCAAGCTCGGAAACGAATCCTTCACCTCGCGGGCCCCCGGCAAGGTCATCGAGAAAGAGGGGGCCAAGCGGGACGAGCTTGCCGCGATGCTGGCAATGCTCAAAAAGAATCTCGCCAAGCTCTCATGA